A genomic segment from Armatimonadota bacterium encodes:
- the cas7u gene encoding type I-U CRISPR-associated RAMP protein Csb1/Cas7u, with protein sequence MEQLSVEVLKSAVKGAAAAFRCRRRLLPAGGPGEKVFPPTFAGAVYAIEQRRIPGRDGPVTCVLLDSVQSQANRMELALQEAVDAGRIRIPLVVVDFTEYDPTGDLEADERAGRLIDRVGKITSLQVPHRLADATLRYSELDGVPFRKSDKGKALNTVSPTNATPLFELCPTALLFGMWDSTGPKGGLGAKFERAMVSEIVGVGVEVGDLRRGVRRDPLGTSRDVTVIPSEDRTEFRVAEGRNRGVRPSKLGLASVPFPKQTDQKTRENYYDGVTIEYAEQTTTLSLICLRRLRFPLNGQPPQDEVDVAARTVLAALGLCAATLAFEAGADLRSRCLLWPDGPTVWELLARPGAEPERFSLTGETAIALLKEAVRQAKEKGLPWPDEPVVLKPSEELVKLARLSQIEAAKKTGETGETA encoded by the coding sequence TGCCGCCGGCGGCTCCTGCCGGCAGGCGGTCCCGGCGAGAAGGTATTCCCACCGACGTTCGCAGGTGCCGTCTATGCCATCGAACAGCGACGTATCCCGGGTCGTGATGGACCAGTCACCTGTGTGTTGCTGGACAGCGTGCAGAGCCAGGCCAACCGCATGGAACTGGCCCTCCAGGAGGCAGTGGACGCCGGCAGGATCAGGATCCCGCTCGTGGTCGTGGACTTCACGGAGTACGATCCCACGGGCGACCTGGAAGCCGACGAGCGGGCCGGTCGACTAATCGACAGGGTGGGGAAGATCACGAGCCTGCAGGTGCCACACCGCCTGGCTGACGCCACCTTGCGGTACAGCGAGCTGGACGGTGTGCCGTTCCGGAAGTCCGACAAGGGCAAGGCGCTCAACACGGTGAGTCCGACCAATGCGACTCCCCTGTTCGAGCTCTGCCCCACGGCGCTCCTGTTTGGCATGTGGGACTCGACCGGGCCCAAAGGCGGGCTCGGGGCAAAGTTCGAGCGGGCAATGGTGTCCGAGATCGTCGGAGTCGGAGTGGAGGTCGGAGACCTTCGACGTGGTGTGCGACGGGATCCCCTTGGGACGAGCAGGGACGTCACCGTGATCCCCTCGGAGGACCGGACGGAGTTCCGCGTCGCAGAAGGCAGGAACCGGGGCGTCCGCCCATCGAAGCTCGGCCTTGCCAGCGTCCCCTTCCCCAAGCAGACGGATCAGAAGACCCGGGAAAATTACTACGATGGCGTCACGATCGAGTACGCAGAGCAGACGACCACCCTCTCGCTGATCTGCCTCCGCCGTCTGCGCTTCCCACTGAACGGCCAGCCGCCGCAGGACGAGGTGGACGTGGCCGCCCGCACCGTGCTGGCGGCCCTTGGGCTCTGTGCGGCCACCCTCGCCTTCGAAGCCGGGGCCGACTTGCGGTCGCGGTGCCTTCTGTGGCCTGACGGTCCGACGGTCTGGGAGCTACTGGCCCGACCCGGAGCCGAGCCCGAGCGGTTCTCGCTCACTGGCGAGACCGCCATTGCTCTACTCAAGGAAGCTGTAAGACAAGCCAAGGAGAAGGGGTTACCGTGGCCGGATGAACCGGTGGTTCTCAAGCCCTCTGAGGAGCTGGTGAAACTCGCACGCCTGAGCCAGATCGAGGCGGCGAAGAAGACCGGCGAGACTGGGGAGACAGCGTGA